The Nicotiana tomentosiformis chromosome 9, ASM39032v3, whole genome shotgun sequence genome contains the following window.
taattattttattcgaGCATTGCAGCGACGATAAAAACAATGTTCTTATAAACCTTAAATATACTCGTTAGTAAAATCTCAGGGGATTAAATTTAAGAACAATATGCTAGCAACTGCCCTATATTTAAGAAATACCAAGAAAAGTATATGATCTTTGTGTTTCTCTCTCAAAGTAATGAAAGTTTGAAAGAGTTGACTTACTTTCATTTGTCCGGAGTTATCCGTTTATCTGTTTATACTTATTTTTTATCTTGTCATTTTCAACATATAATTTTGTCCATGATTGAACTTCTAATTTAGAACTGGACAAATTTCGGCAGGAGAGGATGAAGGTATTAAAAGATAATTTGGACTTCACTTTTAAATATAAGATAATGGGTATTTTTCTTGTGCAGGCGGCATACGAAGTATTGAAGAAAGATGTAGAGAAAGCCAGTAGTGTTGAAGGGTCCGTCAGAATGGATCGACCTCCCTATGTTGAGGTGCGAAATATAATTCTTCATAATCGTAATTTACTAGTGTATGGTAAAAAAGTAATTATTGTTATTCTATCCGATTCAATTTAGATGACAAATATCGCTTATCGAAAGTCAAACTATGAGAAAAGTCAAATTATTATATGAAGTTtgattaatatttttaaaatatatttttatcatATGAGAAAAGTTGCAACTTAAATTACTTTTCGTACGGTCTCTGAATAtcaaaattttgattttaaaatattgagtTGAACTAATTCAATTTAACTTTAAAGTTTAGTCAAATTAACTATCGATAAGCGAAATGTGTCATTTAATATAGAAATAAAGGGAGTATTATGCTATGATATCTAATTAATTAGTACACATCTATAGGTTTGTTGTAAGAAAATTTAGGTTAAAAAAACGTAATGGAGTTAAGATTAACAATGATAACTGATATTATGAGCTTTTTTCCCATTTAAATCATGGTACACAATGTTTTGCTTCTATGATTCTCATAATTACACTAAAATATCATATACTACTTGTCTTCATCAAGTTCACAAAATTAATTAGAACGTAATTACCAAATCAAACTTCATTGGCTACTCGAACTGAGAATAAATAAGTTTATGGGGAAAATGGAAATTATAGCTTCCTCCATCAAAGAGTTAATATTTGGCCAAATACATATACAATCCCTCTAACTTGACACGAAATTCTCTTGGCACCTCATCTTAGCCAAGTTCAAATTGAACACTTCATGTATACCTAAACTGTGTCATTTAAACCCTTAAATGATAGCCGTAAAAAAATTAGTGTGCGTGAACTTTTCATACGGTGAACTGTCAAATGTAACAAATAAGGAAACACCACATGACTTTTTAGTCAAACTAATGccaaaaataagaagaagaaaagctTTTGAGCCTAAAGAAAACGaaggaaaattattttttaagaaCCCCCTTCTTGAGTATCATCTTCTCCACCATCAACTCAGATTTTTATCCTTTCCAACATCAAAACCCTTCAACCCTTTTTCTCTACCATCTACTATTGACTCAACATCACCACTTCAAAGTTCTATTTCCAATTCGCAGACCATCTCTGTAAATTATTGAGAAAAACGAGCACCATATGGGTCTTAGAATTTTATCATAGACCACAATGAAAATTAAGAATAAAGACAAAAGACAAATATGGTATCGCAGTTGTGCTGCAGATTTCATTAGgtgataaatattttattattggGGCAGGGTGTTGTACTGTTGTAAGATCATTGCAGATCATTTGAAGTATATTTGTGtgaacataataataataataataataataataataataataataataataataataataataataataataataataataataaaaagctTAGTAATTTGTCATCAAATTGCAAGTTAGCTTTTGGTCCATTTTTTGATGTCTTACAGAGGTTAAGCTCCAATTGTATATTATCTACCTGTTTTGCCAAGAATGAAATTGGACCGAGATTCTGGATTTCCTATAAAACTTTTCAAAAGTTCTCAAAATTTTCTCCGAACACAATGATCTCACAGGCTTGTTAAAAAACTTCTCTTTCGATAGCTCAacttcctctttctttttcttttgttaaaAAATAATGGAAGAAAACAGTGATCTGTCAAGAAGAAGAGATcgaaaatagaaagaagaagagGCGTTGTGCAGTAAAAAAacgaaaaagcaaaaggtaacttttTAAGGAGTGGGGCCCATTTTATATTTGTTAAAGTCATTTTACGCGCTAGATAAAAGTGAGAAACAAACATTGATCCATGTCAGCATAATTGTTTAATTGTACAGTTTAATGGTACTTAAAGTGTTCAATTGGAACTTGGCTAAGATGAGGTGCCTACATAGAATTTTGTGACAAGTTTGAGGGGCTATCTATGTATTTGGCCTTAATATTTTATCATGTAATGAACTGCAGGTGATACATGATAATATGAAAAACGAAGGGTGTGAAGTCAAGCAAAGCAAATTGCCTCTATTAGTTTATATGTCACGTGAAAGGCGACCATCGCGCCCTCATCGTTTCAAGGCCGGAGCTTTAAACGCTCTTGTAAGCACCAAAATTAGCGataatatgtatatttttttttacatCTTTTAGTTAACAAGCATACTGAATGTGAAACTTATCACTAATTTTGGTGGTAATGACTGCAGCTTCGAGTTTCAGGGGTAATGAGCAATGCACCATATATGCTTGTGTTGGATTGTGACATGTATTGCAATGACCCTTCCTCTGCCAAGCAAGCCATGTGCTTTCATCTTGATCAAAATATATCTACTACTCTTTCTTATGTACAATTCCCTCAAACTTTTTACAACGTTAGTAAAAATGACATCTACGATGCTCAATCAAGATCCGCTTACAAGGTATACACATCCTGTTATATCGCAATTGAAAACTATATATTTCAGGTTATTTCAACTTCATAGCATCTATATTTtggatttaagttatatgcaGTTATGCACTAATAgtgtaaagttgtctccgtgtggcGTATAGGTCACAAGTTTGAGCCGTAGAAGCAGACACTattgcttgcattagggtagactgTCTATATCACACCCTTGAGGTGCAGCCCTTCCCCGGATCCTGCGTGAATATGAaatgctttgtgcaccgggctgccctgcCCTGCTGCGCTAATTGTATAAAGATATTTTATAATATCAATGTATCTTAACATGTGACAGTAAATTAGTTACTATTTTTAACAGATCGCCAACTAACCTTATTATAGAGATTCACTTATTAGTTATCTTATAAATAACCTGATTACATAAATATTTTTAGATAAATTATTTTTAGACCGTCCGTACATATAACTTAGCATATATTTTTTTGGTCACTCTATACAGAATAAGTATCAAGGCATGGATGGAGTAGGAGGTACTGTTTGTGCAGGCACAGGCTATTATTTGAAGAAAGAAACATTATATGATAGTCCAAATAACCAGGATATGACTCCACTATTTCTAAAAGCTCAATCTGAATACAAGTGGGAATCACTACTGTTTCAATCAGGTCTTCAACTTATTATGTTACATAGAATTATGTTTTTTTGGGCATATAATTCTTTGAACATTAGTTAATTATATATTTGGTATTCACAGAGGAGTTACTTCAAGAGGCAGAGGAAAAGTTTGGTGCTTCTAGAAAGTTCATTAATTCGATTAACTCTTTGAATGATCAAAGAAAAGGAAGGGAGATTCTATCAAATGAGATTATAGATGAAGCTAAAACTCTAGCTTCTTGCAACTTTGAAGAAAATACAAGTTGGGGTGAAGAGGTAAGTATTCATCTTACTACATACTACTATTTCATATCAAAAAGGCGGATTGACCTGATTTTGGGCGGGTTAAAATTGGATAAGTCAATAAATGGGCGGGTCAAATGACCCGTCAAAAAGCTACTTGAGCTGAAATGGGTTAGGTCAAGATGGGCTAAAATTTGGGTCGTAGTCCAACTCTTACCAAGCTTTAATAAATGTGTGTTGTTTTCTTATGGATTTTTAATtatcataattttttatttatttattatggtcatatataatatatcaaataaaaaaaaattagttttaaaatattttagcaAAATTACTCGTGGatcaatttgggctaaaaatcAGCCCAACTTTAGATGGGTTGAGATGAGTTGGATCAAGATAGATTGAGTTCCACaaaggggtattatcacttttagcctgcgccagaaactatttacatctagtagccgaaaaagtgtataaaatttgtataatttttatatataacatacaaaatgtgtatatataaaaaaatatataaattttatatatttttttagctaTTATTTTTtcagcggctatacaatgtcattttctcaTCCACAAATGGGTGAGTTAATGACCGACCCAACCTTGAGCGGGTTGGACGAGTTAATTGGGTTTGAACTCAAACTGCCACCCCTATTATCAGTATTTGTTTACTTATGTGATCATCTTATCTAAAAGCTTATACTGTTTTATTTACAGATCGGGTACTCGTATAATAGTTTACTCGAGAGCTCGTACACGGGGTATCTATTGCATTCTAAGGGATGGAAATCTGTTTATCTTTATCCAAAGAGGCCATGTTTCCTTGGTTGTAGCACCATTGATATGAAGGATGCTTTAGTTCAACTTATGAAATGGACTTCTGGATTAGTACAAGTTGGACTCTCAAAGTATAGTCCTCTCATTTATGGAGTGTCAAGAATGCCTTTAGTCCAAAGCATGTGTTATACATATTTTATGTTCTCACATTTTCTCTCCATTCCTTGCTTCCTTTATGGCATTGTTCCACCATTATGCTTCTTGACTGGCACTTCAGTGTTTCCCAAGGTAAAAACTTCTATCCCTTTGACTCTTGACAATTTATACTAAAGTAATTTGTTAGATTTCTCTAATCAGGTAGCAAAATTTGTATTGCCTACAAGAATTTCTTCAACTagaatatcattttgttttttcatttttcattcgATGTCCGATATCCGCATTGGACCCTATACTAATCCAAACTCGCGCCGCGTAAGGCCGGAAAACGCTCAGGGGTGGAGCCATGATTTAAAGCTTATGGTTTCGAGATTCTAGCCCTTCTAAGTTACTAAGTTCTAAATtgataatttatacatattaaatGGATTTCCTAAGACAAATATAGAGTTTGAACCAATAATACTGAGTTAGGCCGAACAAGTATCTTCAGGCTAGCTCCGCCCCTGGAAGCGCTCCGTAACAAGATTCTTTTCATACTTAGGACTCAAACACGAGACCCTAGTTAAGGATGGAGGAAACATATCTATCTCACTACAACCCTTGTTGGCTCAACTATAATATCATTAAACGTAGAATATCCCGACTTTGCTAGTCAAACAAAATGGACATATGAGTGATTAGTTTACAAGAGTTCGATCGACCGATCACTAGACcagaaagaagagaaaaaaaggcCAATCTTCGAAAGGCCTGATGTAGTTTTCATGATAAAACACGTTGATAATAATTTGCTTGTCCATTCCAACAAGAACAGTATATAGAACTAATGTGCCATAGATCACCAACCTGACATACTAATTGAACAGGGGATGACACCAACATAATTGATCAAATTAGTGAATGTCTTCTTGGAAATATGAAAATTAGTGTACATGGCTCATTTCTAttgtctttttttcttcttttccctcTACTTACAGGTGACAAGCCCATGGTTTGCACTATTCACAACTATATTCTCATCATCTTTGCTTGAACATCTATACGAAGTCTTGTCTAGTGGTGGCAACTTGAGGACTTGGTGGAATGAACAAAGAATTTGGATAATAAAAACAGTCACAGCTTGCTTATTTGGATGCTTAGATGTTTTAATGAAGTGGTTAGGTGTTGCAAAAGCAAATTTCAGGTTAACAAACAAAGCGATCGACGAAGAGAAACTCAGGAAATACGAGAAGGGTAAATTTGATTTCCAAGGTGCTAAGTTGTTTATGGTTCCTTTGACATTTTTGGTGATGTTTAATTTGGTGTGTTTCACCTTTGGAATGAAAAGAATGGTCTCAGAGGGGAATTTTGAAGAAATGTTTGGACaaggttttctttctttttatgttttagttctTAGTTATCCTATATTAGAAGGATTAGTATCAAAGAAAGGCAAGTAAAAGTCCTCAATTTGTTACACCCTATAGCATTTTCTTATTAAGAATAGTTATAGAGGTGAGCTTCTGGACAATGGTGAAAGCAAATTTGTGTATAAAATCGTGTATAAATAATGCTACAATTTAATGTTGAGAAATAACACAAGTATTTGCAAtgtcaaatattttttttttggggacCATTTTTACTTGTCATCCTTGCGCAGGGGCCATGTGAATCTTCTCTGTATCATTCTAATTTTATCGGATGTCCCCGAAGGAACGTGTCAAATATTACGTGTTCAATTTATTACAATATTAGATACAATTAAATTCCTGTATTTGAATCTCTATTATCTAATCCCTTATAATGTCCAAATAATCCATCAATATTGCCCTTATAAAGTAATACAAAAGCTTTAACAACTTCTTAACCCTTTCATCAATAAATTTCTCCCCTTCCATTTTTATCTTTTCATTCAATTCTCTTGCTTTCACATTTACTTATTCCCTAGTCTTCTCCTCCACTACCTTCCTTATACCTTTTGCCACCTTTTCTCTCTTTATTTTCCCCATTTTCACCACTCAAAATCTCCACCCCTATGCCAAGTTCCTCCACCAATTAATCTTGAATTCAATGGCTGATCATGATTCATAGGCATGGCTATTATCTGTACGCCAAAAATCATGCTTTTTAACGTCGAATTCCATTCACAATGAGTAACAAAACCTCCAATGCTTGAATGGTTCAAAACTTTACCTTGTGGCACCCATCCTTTTATAACCATCCCTTTTCCCTTTGTCCTTTCCAGAAAACCTTGTGGAGCTATTTCTTCTATAGTAGTATTCACACCTATTGGACATTCGATTGTCCAAATAAATTTGACTCCACTTAGCTCAAGCCCTTTTGCTCTCTCTTCAATTTCTTGctttgagaaaaaaaaaattgacttcCAAATGACACAAACACACTTGAAAATGTATCCTTCTTGTCTAGCCATGATTGAATTGTCACCATATTTCTCCTCCACCTATATTGGCCTCATGGATGAGTACGCCAATTGGTATCAACTCCTTATTTCCCAAGATAGAAACATAATCTCTATACTTTCCCTCAATATCCCTACAAGTgttcaacaaaataatatcatGAGATTGTTCAAAGGATTTAAGGATCACGTGTAATAACTCTATATTCTTTTAATAAAAAGAGAATTATTAAGTACCTACACCTAAGAGATTGAGCCTAGTGGGCTAAATTTATACATACACAATTAGTTAGCCTTTTAAAAGACTTTGAATAATTTACAAAGGTTAAAAGTGGGCCAGGCCTCACCATTTTATTACTGGCCACATGAGATGTCTACGGTAAAGAGTAAGAGAAATATATGTACTTGGTTTTATTTAAGAAAAGAAAAGCACACAGATGAGTGGCCTTCAGAAATTTAAGGCAATGGCAATACAGGAGAATATGGAGTATTGCTAATAGATTTATATTAGCCTTGCAATCATTATTTGAAGGGTTAAAGAATTACAAAGTGTATTACCTTTTTTGTCGAGCAGTTCAACAAGAAGCACCCTCGGCTATGTTGGAATTTCAGAAATCGGGAAGAAGGTATTAATTAGtaaattatattccatgattacTGCTATTAGTAATATGcgtattaaaatatgaaattttttatTATGAAGTAATTTATACTATTCCCCACTTATTCACTGAGTTACATTAAGTGTAATAAGTATATATTAGATGATAGTATCAAGTTGTATAGATTATTTAATTAGTCCTAAGTGGTAGGGGTTAAAGAGATTAGTAAATATTTAACACTTTAAAACTATACAGTGCGGTTGTCCTAAGTAATATTTGAGAAGCTTAAGCAAAGCTTTTACTTGGTCATTATGAAGAGATTAGATTACAACAAATGTTTGCTGCCTTTACAATTGCAGAGGAAAGAGGGTACTTTTTTGTTAGTAGGCCAAAAACCTCTGAGTTACAACAAAATACTACCAGACCATTCTTCAAAAAATGAGGAGCCTATGAACAAAATGACTCCCATAATCAGAGTGGTAATTAAAGAAATTAGCCTTATCATATCTACTTCTACAATCTGGTAATTGCCATTTATCAAGTTGGAAGGGTCCCTTTGCTCCACCAGGTAGCTGCTGGAAGCTGTCAAAGAAATTAGCATTCTCCAATGTTGTAGCATGCTTCGCCAAGGCATCAGCTACTTGATTTGCTTCCCTGTAGCAATGTGAAATCTTTACTCGATCTTGATCACATTTGTGTTGTATCTTCAATGATCTTCCTCATCTTAGCATTATGTGTTTTCTTGTTTTGCAACATATCCACAATTAGCATAGAATCTAATTGTAGCTCAAAAGTATTAACACCTTGGCTCAGACATAACTGTATTCCAGCTTTTGCTGCCAAGGCACGTGGATGCTACATTGTACATGTATGGAGAATGCCGCGATGAGATCTCCAGCTGCATTTCTTAAAATACCACCTATTCCTGCTTTGCGTTTTCCTTCCATGTAGCTTCCATCATTGTTCATTTTGACATTCCCTTGTTCTGGAAGCTTCCAAATTAGAGGGAATTATTTTTGAATATGTTTGAGATTCTCGATGTCTTCACAGAGTTTAACCCAAGGCCACGTTAGTTCACAATTGAGAAATGTAATCCCCAAAGCTGCTTTGATATTCCAGTAAATATTATGTTCCATGTCACTATATAAAAACTTCTTCCGGAGTCCCATATCTACACGCGCACCAACTTTTCCACAATTCCCATATAATTACAATAGGAGTAATATGTAAAAGGTATTTGTGAACATCATTTTTTGGCCTAACACCCCACCATTGAGCTGTTAAGCTTCTAATAGTGTTCCCTTGACCATTAACTCTTAATGGATTACCAAACTTTCTCCAAAGGTAAACAACATGCTGACTTTCTACAAATGTatgttgattgtgtgacttatggttgtctaggtatacaccaaagatcgacggttcaaagatatcaaatctaccgattgaccgagtatatccgacataagtttactacggaaagttcaaagggaaacctacttatccagatgcaattaatccttgcttgtaaatcacacagtttttcatgcatacttccgtgatatagccattccccattcatgtgggggattgttgaggttttatttttaagatgtaatattcttaaaatgagggtgaatgggaaatggagggaaaa
Protein-coding sequences here:
- the LOC104107207 gene encoding cellulose synthase-like protein G3, which produces MAMASPCLNTCTVQQPRAILSRIHILLHFSAILGLLYYRIKHLFQKDVSIISWSLITIAELIFTFIWLITQSFRWLPVARSVVPENLPADKELPSVDVFICTADPIKEPVVEVMNTILSAMSLDYPPEKLAVYLSDDGGAAMTLYAIKEACVFARVWVPFCRKYGIKTICPEAFFSSFGDDERLNMRGNEFKNEEENIKAAYEVLKKDVEKASSVEGSVRMDRPPYVEVIHDNMKNEGCEVKQSKLPLLVYMSRERRPSRPHRFKAGALNALLRVSGVMSNAPYMLVLDCDMYCNDPSSAKQAMCFHLDQNISTTLSYVQFPQTFYNVSKNDIYDAQSRSAYKNKYQGMDGVGGTVCAGTGYYLKKETLYDSPNNQDMTPLFLKAQSEYKWESLLFQSEELLQEAEEKFGASRKFINSINSLNDQRKGREILSNEIIDEAKTLASCNFEENTSWGEEIGYSYNSLLESSYTGYLLHSKGWKSVYLYPKRPCFLGCSTIDMKDALVQLMKWTSGLVQVGLSKYSPLIYGVSRMPLVQSMCYTYFMFSHFLSIPCFLYGIVPPLCFLTGTSVFPKVTSPWFALFTTIFSSSLLEHLYEVLSSGGNLRTWWNEQRIWIIKTVTACLFGCLDVLMKWLGVAKANFRLTNKAIDEEKLRKYEKGKFDFQGAKLFMVPLTFLVMFNLVCFTFGMKRMVSEGNFEEMFGQGFLSFYVLVLSYPILEGLVSKKGK